Within Methanocorpusculum vombati, the genomic segment ACTGTGAGGTAACAACATAGAACCTCCACACATATCAAATCACCGAAACGAAAATCCAACAGCCTCAACAGTCACCCTCATAACACCCCGACACCAACCTAATAAAAACTCATGGACAACGAGGGAAAAAAACCGGAAAAAAAGAACCCGGACATAACCTATCGCGCGATCAGAACCTGGAACGAATCAGAAATCATCGACCTCTACCGCGCGGGCGGATGGTGGGAAATGGGCTGGAACCCCGCAGGCATCGCCCCCCTCATACGCGGCAGCTACCTCTTCATACTCGCACTTGACACCACCACCGGACACGCCATCGGCATGGGCAGACTCATCGCCGACGGCTCATCCGACGGCTACATACAGGACGTCGTCGTCCTCCCCACCTACCGGGAGCGCGGCATAGGAACAACCATCGCAACCCTGCTCCGCACCCTTGGCGCAGCACTCGGCCTCTCCTGGATAGGCCTCATCTCCGCCCCCGGAAAAGAAAACATCTACAAACGCGCAGGATTCTCCCCCATGGAAAACTACACCCCCATGAACCTCAACGAAGAACGACCCAACAGATACCATGACACTCAGTAAATCCGACTACCGCCCGGTAACCCTCGCAGACAAACCCATATTTGACCGGATACTCCGGAATCACCCGCAGATCCACTCCGAATGCTCATTCATCACCATGATCTGCTGGCAGAACTACGCCAACTACGCATACACAATAAAAGACGACCGGCTGCTCATCTCCTGCACCGTCGACGGAGAAACAACCTACCGCGCACCCATCGGCGACCCCGCACCCGAACTCTTTGAAGAAGTCCTCGCACTCGCAAAAAAAGAAGGAGGAAAAATGGCAATGGACTTCTACGACGAAGCAGACGTCTGGTACATGAAAAACGCCCACCCCGAAACACCCGTCTACACCAGCCGCGGCTTCTCCGAATACTACTACCGCACAGAAGAACTCGCCGAACTCCGCGGAAAAAAATACCTCAACATCCGCGGACAAATAAACAAATTCAACGCCGAATACACCTACACCACCGAAAAAATAACCAAACCGATCATCCCCGAAGTCCGGAGAATGATCGAAGAATGGAGCATCTCAAAACACTGCGAAGCAAACCGGATCATGAAAGAAGAAGTAAACGCCGTACGCTTCGCACTCGACCACTGGCAGGACCTGGGATGCGAAGGACTCATCATCCGCATCCAGCCCGAAGCAACAATCGGCGCAATCGCCATCTGGGAACAACTCAACACCTCCACCGCACTCGTCCACTTTGAAAAAGGATTCGTCCGCTACAAAGGCATCTACAAAATCATCAACCAGGAAACAGCAAAAACACTCCAGAACCGCTACACCTGGATCAACCGCGAATCCGACATGGACGTCCCCGGACTTCGCGAAGCAAAACTCCGCTACCACCCCGAACACTGTGCAAAAGCATGGTACATCAAGAAAAAAGAGATCGCCCCCTGACACAACTACCACATCCTTTAGTAACTCAACGGCATATCTATAGAGCGGATGAACCTGCTGTTTGAACTCTCCGGAGAAAACCCGGCACTCGCCGTAGCCGAAATAGGCTGTGTAGGAACCGTAACCCGCACCGCCACCGGCATTGCCCTTGCCGAAGTACCCGAACCGGAGACGACGACACGGCTCGCACAGACCCATGTCATCATGGAACTGCTTGGCGAATGCGACGGAACACGTGCCGCCCTTACAGACCTTCTGGCACACCTCGATATCACCGCGGACCGCCCGTTTGCCTGCAGAGTCCGAAAGATTCACCCCGCAACGGTTGATGCATCCCAGCTGGAACTGGAACGCATGATGGGAAAAAGCATCCACGGAAAAGTATCCCTTCAGTCCCCTGAAGTAGAATACCGTGCGCTCTTCACCGACAACCGATGCTACCTCGGTCGGGTACTGTACACAATCGACCGAGGCTCATATGCATACCGAAACCCGCAGAGACGCGCATTCTTTCACCCGGGCGTAATGATGCCCCTCATGGCGCGGACAATGGTAAACCTGACACACGTACGGCCGGGAGAACTATTGTGCGACCCCTTCTGCGGAACAGGCGGTATGCTGCTGGAAACAGAACTGATGGGCGTTCGATCCATCGGAAGCGATTATGATCCGGAGATGCTTGCAGGATGCCGGAAAAACCTGCCGGACGGCGCATACGTCCGTGCAGACGCAACACGCATGCCGTACCCCGACAACTGCTTTGACGCAGTTGCAACCGACCTCCCCTACGGGCAGTCAACAACAATCGGTGCGGACTCGCTTGATCTTCTCTATACCGAATCACTCAAAGAGATTCGCCGCATTCTCAAACAGGGAGGAAAAGCAGTCGTGGTAACCCATCGCGACATACGGCATCTGGCAGAAAACCTGTTTGAGATCTCCGGATATTACGAACAGCGTGTGCACAAGAGTCTGACGCGGCGGATTCTCGTGCTGAGCTGAAAAATAGTAAAACGGTTGAGTATGACGTACATACAAAAGGAGCATTGATGCTCCAGTGGATTCGTGAGCAGTTTACCTGCTATCACCCAAACCGGGCAATCGCAGTACGGGCCATGCGGCACATGCGTCCGGCAGAACGGAAAAATCTGTTTTCCGAAGACATTATGCTGATGCGGACAGCAGAGGGATACTGGTTTGAATCCCTGATTTACGAACAGCTGCTCAAGATCGCATCGCAAACCAACACGATCAAAAAGATTGTGCGAAAAGGAGCAGACGTCCCCAAACATAGAACAAAAATTACTCTGGGAACGAACGGATTATACTCCGCAGAAAAAGGAGACATCCGGGTGCGCGGAAACGGTCAGGACCTGGCCGAGGTGGATCTTCTGCTGTTTGACAATGAA encodes:
- a CDS encoding DUF2156 domain-containing protein, whose protein sequence is MTLSKSDYRPVTLADKPIFDRILRNHPQIHSECSFITMICWQNYANYAYTIKDDRLLISCTVDGETTYRAPIGDPAPELFEEVLALAKKEGGKMAMDFYDEADVWYMKNAHPETPVYTSRGFSEYYYRTEELAELRGKKYLNIRGQINKFNAEYTYTTEKITKPIIPEVRRMIEEWSISKHCEANRIMKEEVNAVRFALDHWQDLGCEGLIIRIQPEATIGAIAIWEQLNTSTALVHFEKGFVRYKGIYKIINQETAKTLQNRYTWINRESDMDVPGLREAKLRYHPEHCAKAWYIKKKEIAP
- a CDS encoding GNAT family N-acetyltransferase, which produces MDNEGKKPEKKNPDITYRAIRTWNESEIIDLYRAGGWWEMGWNPAGIAPLIRGSYLFILALDTTTGHAIGMGRLIADGSSDGYIQDVVVLPTYRERGIGTTIATLLRTLGAALGLSWIGLISAPGKENIYKRAGFSPMENYTPMNLNEERPNRYHDTQ
- a CDS encoding methyltransferase domain-containing protein, with the translated sequence MNLLFELSGENPALAVAEIGCVGTVTRTATGIALAEVPEPETTTRLAQTHVIMELLGECDGTRAALTDLLAHLDITADRPFACRVRKIHPATVDASQLELERMMGKSIHGKVSLQSPEVEYRALFTDNRCYLGRVLYTIDRGSYAYRNPQRRAFFHPGVMMPLMARTMVNLTHVRPGELLCDPFCGTGGMLLETELMGVRSIGSDYDPEMLAGCRKNLPDGAYVRADATRMPYPDNCFDAVATDLPYGQSTTIGADSLDLLYTESLKEIRRILKQGGKAVVVTHRDIRHLAENLFEISGYYEQRVHKSLTRRILVLS